In Halarcobacter bivalviorum, a genomic segment contains:
- the purB gene encoding adenylosuccinate lyase encodes MVERYAREEMSKHWTQHARYAAWLEVEKAAVKAWNKLGLIPDEDCKKIVNNATFSVERIEEIEAVTKHDLIAFNTSVAESLGKESRWFHYGMTSSDAVDTGVALQMRDSLKIIIDDVKMLMESIEKRAQEHKFTLMVGRSHGIHGEPITFGLTLAVWYDEVARHLKNLEETMEVISVGQISGAMGNFAHAPLELEELAMAELGLKPEPCSNQVVHRDRYARLATALALLASSVEKFAVQVRHLQRTEVYEAEEYFAKGQKGSSAMPHKRNPILTENITGLARTIRAYAAPAMENVALWHERDISHSSNERFWLPDAFITTDFMLHRMNNVIANLTVMPENMMKNLNLTGGLVFSQRVLLELPKAGVSREDAYRIVQRNAMKVWEEIQQGKPTVNENGESLYLGHLLADDELRAKLSEEQIRECFNYEYYTKNVDAIFNRVFLKESAK; translated from the coding sequence ATGGTTGAAAGGTATGCCAGAGAAGAAATGAGTAAACACTGGACTCAACATGCAAGATATGCTGCATGGCTTGAGGTTGAAAAAGCAGCAGTTAAAGCATGGAATAAATTAGGTCTTATCCCTGATGAAGATTGTAAAAAAATTGTTAACAATGCTACTTTTTCAGTAGAAAGAATTGAAGAGATTGAAGCTGTAACAAAACACGATTTAATTGCATTTAATACAAGTGTTGCTGAGTCACTTGGAAAAGAGTCAAGATGGTTTCACTATGGTATGACTTCTTCAGATGCGGTTGATACAGGTGTTGCTTTACAAATGAGAGACTCTTTAAAAATTATTATTGACGATGTAAAAATGTTAATGGAATCTATTGAAAAAAGAGCACAAGAACACAAATTTACACTTATGGTAGGAAGAAGCCATGGTATTCATGGTGAGCCTATTACATTTGGTTTAACTTTAGCTGTTTGGTATGATGAAGTAGCAAGACATCTTAAAAATCTTGAAGAGACTATGGAAGTAATTTCTGTAGGTCAAATCTCTGGAGCTATGGGTAACTTTGCACATGCACCACTTGAACTAGAAGAGTTAGCAATGGCTGAATTAGGATTAAAACCTGAGCCTTGTTCAAACCAAGTTGTTCATAGAGATAGATATGCAAGATTAGCAACTGCTTTAGCATTACTTGCTTCTTCAGTAGAAAAATTTGCAGTACAAGTAAGACACTTACAAAGAACAGAAGTATATGAAGCTGAAGAGTATTTTGCTAAAGGACAAAAAGGTTCTTCTGCAATGCCTCACAAAAGAAATCCTATTTTAACTGAAAATATTACAGGATTAGCTAGAACTATTAGAGCATATGCAGCTCCTGCAATGGAAAATGTTGCTCTATGGCATGAAAGAGATATTTCTCACTCATCAAATGAAAGATTCTGGTTACCAGATGCATTTATTACAACTGACTTCATGCTTCACAGAATGAACAATGTAATCGCAAACTTAACAGTAATGCCAGAAAATATGATGAAAAATCTTAACCTAACTGGTGGATTAGTATTCTCTCAAAGAGTATTACTAGAATTGCCAAAAGCTGGTGTAAGTAGAGAAGATGCATATAGAATTGTACAAAGAAATGCAATGAAAGTTTGGGAAGAGATTCAACAAGGTAAGCCAACTGTAAATGAAAATGGTGAATCTTTATATCTTGGTCATTTATTAGCTGATGATGAGTTAAGAGCTAAGTTAAGTGAAGAGCAAATTAGAGAGTGTTTCAACTACGAATACTACACAAAAAATGTAGATGCAATTTTCAACAGAGTTTTTCTCAAAGAGAGTGCTAAGTAG
- a CDS encoding ribonucleoside-diphosphate reductase subunit alpha, whose product MMIEKRNGRKEVLDITKIQKMTIDATKDLDGVSQSELELDAQIKFVDGMSSADIQDALIKTAVEKIDIDVPHWTFVAARLFLFDLYHRVGKVTHGIKGEPYCHLRDYLRYGKEAGRLIPSLGEGFDLDELNDYIDPDRDYLFNYLGIKTLYDRYLIKNRNGDPIELPQQMFMAIAMFLAQNEENKQEKAKEFYDVVSKFEVMLATPTLSNARTNRHQLSSCYIGSSPDNIEGIFDGYKEMALLSKYGGGIGWDWNQIRALGGMIDGHKSAAGGTVPFLKITNDIAIAVDQLGTRKGAIAVYVEPWHMDISDFIDLKKNSGEERRRAHDLFPSLWITDLFMERILADAHWTLFDPHEVKDLSELHGDAFKKRYEEYENDDSITKEKIKAKDLWKKILTSYFESGSPFLCFKDNANRANPNGHVGHIRSSNLCTEIFQNTNPNHYKIKLEFEDGTIETYEEEDIVLVDGGQEKRANKVTALDSINGKKVFIVEKEKIDGDTAVCNLASVNLSRIFTKEDIERVVPIAIRMLDNVIDLNFYPLRKVKATNLKSRSIGLGVMGESQMLAENKVMWGSTEHFKKIDLIMEAISYNAIKASSELAVEKGIYPTFEGSNWSKGIMPHDHAPQAVNALVDKDLFDTSYDWDALREQVKANGMRNGYLMAIAPTSSISILVGTTQAIEPVYKRKWFEENLSGLIPVVVPNLSPETWVYYKPAYEVDQIDIIKAAAVRQKWIDQGQSTNIFMSLEKASGRYLHEIYTTAWKLGLKSTYYLRSQSPEASNDVEDRSMECAGCQ is encoded by the coding sequence ATTATGATTGAAAAAAGAAATGGGAGAAAAGAGGTTTTAGATATTACTAAAATCCAAAAGATGACAATCGATGCAACTAAGGATTTAGACGGAGTATCTCAATCTGAGTTAGAACTTGATGCTCAAATCAAGTTTGTAGATGGAATGAGTTCTGCAGATATTCAAGATGCACTGATTAAAACAGCAGTAGAAAAAATTGATATAGATGTTCCTCATTGGACATTTGTTGCTGCTAGATTATTTTTATTTGACCTTTATCATAGAGTTGGAAAAGTAACTCATGGTATTAAAGGTGAGCCGTATTGCCATTTAAGAGATTACTTAAGATATGGAAAAGAAGCTGGTAGACTAATCCCTAGTCTTGGAGAAGGTTTTGATTTAGATGAGCTAAATGATTATATTGACCCTGATAGAGATTACTTATTTAACTATTTAGGTATTAAAACTTTATATGATAGATATTTAATCAAAAATAGAAATGGTGACCCAATAGAACTTCCTCAGCAAATGTTTATGGCAATTGCTATGTTCTTAGCTCAAAATGAAGAGAATAAACAAGAAAAAGCAAAAGAGTTTTATGATGTAGTATCTAAGTTTGAAGTTATGCTTGCAACTCCAACACTATCTAATGCTAGAACAAATAGACATCAGCTATCATCTTGTTATATTGGTTCAAGTCCAGATAATATTGAAGGTATTTTTGATGGATATAAAGAGATGGCACTACTATCTAAATATGGTGGTGGTATTGGTTGGGATTGGAACCAAATCAGAGCTTTAGGTGGAATGATTGATGGTCATAAAAGTGCTGCTGGTGGAACAGTTCCTTTCCTTAAAATCACAAATGATATTGCGATTGCAGTTGACCAGTTAGGTACTAGAAAAGGTGCAATTGCTGTATATGTTGAGCCTTGGCATATGGATATTTCTGACTTCATTGACCTTAAGAAAAATTCAGGTGAAGAAAGAAGAAGAGCGCACGATTTATTCCCTTCTTTATGGATTACAGATTTATTTATGGAAAGAATCTTAGCTGATGCTCATTGGACTTTATTTGACCCACATGAAGTAAAAGATTTATCTGAACTACATGGAGATGCTTTCAAAAAAAGATATGAAGAGTATGAAAATGATGATTCTATTACTAAAGAGAAAATCAAAGCAAAAGATTTATGGAAAAAAATCTTAACTTCATATTTTGAATCAGGAAGTCCATTCCTTTGTTTTAAAGATAATGCAAATAGAGCAAATCCAAATGGTCACGTAGGTCATATTAGGTCTTCAAACCTTTGTACAGAGATTTTCCAAAATACAAACCCTAATCACTACAAGATTAAATTAGAGTTTGAAGATGGAACAATTGAAACATACGAAGAAGAAGATATTGTTTTAGTAGATGGTGGACAAGAAAAAAGAGCAAATAAAGTAACTGCACTTGACTCTATCAATGGTAAAAAAGTATTTATAGTTGAAAAAGAGAAGATTGATGGAGATACAGCTGTATGTAACTTAGCTTCTGTAAACTTATCTAGAATCTTTACAAAAGAGGATATTGAAAGAGTTGTTCCTATTGCAATTAGAATGCTTGATAATGTAATTGACCTTAACTTCTATCCATTAAGAAAAGTAAAAGCAACAAACCTAAAATCAAGATCTATTGGTCTTGGAGTTATGGGTGAGTCTCAAATGCTTGCAGAAAATAAAGTTATGTGGGGAAGTACAGAGCACTTTAAAAAGATTGATTTAATTATGGAAGCAATCTCTTATAATGCTATTAAAGCTTCATCTGAACTTGCAGTAGAAAAAGGTATTTATCCTACATTTGAGGGTTCTAACTGGTCAAAAGGAATTATGCCTCATGACCATGCACCTCAAGCTGTAAATGCACTTGTAGATAAAGATTTATTTGATACTTCTTATGATTGGGATGCTCTAAGAGAGCAAGTAAAAGCAAATGGTATGAGAAATGGTTACTTAATGGCTATTGCTCCTACTTCATCTATTTCAATTCTTGTGGGAACAACACAAGCTATTGAACCAGTATATAAAAGAAAATGGTTTGAAGAGAACTTATCAGGACTTATTCCTGTTGTTGTACCAAATCTTAGCCCTGAAACTTGGGTTTATTATAAACCAGCATATGAAGTAGATCAAATTGATATTATTAAAGCTGCTGCTGTTAGACAAAAATGGATAGACCAAGGGCAAAGTACAAATATCTTTATGAGTTTAGAAAAAGCAAGTGGTAGATATTTACATGAAATTTATACTACTGCTTGGAAGCTAGGACTTAAATCAACTTATTATTTAAGATCTCAATCTCCTGAAGCTTCAAATGATGTTGAGGACAGAAGTATGGAGTGTGCAGGTTGTCAATAA
- a CDS encoding ribonucleotide-diphosphate reductase subunit beta — protein sequence MGRKTIYNPDSKETLNERRIFGGNPDGMINFTKMKYQWALNLWDTMEANTWFPKEVQMTGDAKDYKYLSPAEKRMYDLVLSQLIFMDSLQTNNLMDNINPYITVPEINACLSRQSYEEANHSKSYAVMVESISDNTDEIYDKWKTDEKLREKNNYIADVYHNLAGDITDEKIVLAMFANQILEGLYFYAGFAAMYALGKSGKMLGSSQMIRFIQRDEVTHLLLFQNMINSTRKERPDLFTPELEKTVRAMFRKAVDLEASWGGYITQGQILGFTDAIITQYIQYLADRRLEAVGYAPEYNVKHPIPWVDGYASFNDQRTNFFEGNVVNYSKGSIDFDDF from the coding sequence GTGGGAAGAAAAACGATATATAATCCAGATTCTAAAGAAACACTTAACGAAAGAAGAATTTTTGGTGGAAATCCTGATGGGATGATTAACTTCACTAAGATGAAGTATCAATGGGCTTTAAACCTTTGGGATACAATGGAAGCAAATACTTGGTTCCCTAAAGAAGTACAAATGACTGGTGATGCTAAGGATTATAAATACCTAAGCCCAGCAGAAAAAAGAATGTATGATTTAGTATTATCTCAATTAATTTTTATGGATTCATTACAGACAAACAACTTAATGGATAATATTAACCCATATATTACTGTTCCTGAGATTAATGCTTGTTTATCAAGACAATCTTATGAAGAGGCAAACCACTCAAAATCATATGCAGTTATGGTTGAGTCTATCTCTGATAATACAGATGAGATTTATGATAAGTGGAAAACTGATGAAAAATTAAGAGAAAAAAACAATTATATTGCAGATGTATATCATAATTTAGCAGGTGATATTACTGATGAGAAGATTGTTTTAGCAATGTTTGCTAACCAAATCTTAGAAGGTCTATATTTCTATGCAGGATTTGCTGCAATGTATGCTCTTGGAAAATCAGGAAAAATGCTTGGTTCTTCTCAAATGATTAGATTTATTCAAAGAGATGAAGTAACTCACTTACTTCTTTTCCAAAACATGATTAATTCTACAAGAAAAGAGAGACCTGACCTTTTTACCCCTGAATTAGAAAAGACTGTAAGAGCAATGTTTAGAAAGGCTGTAGATCTTGAAGCATCTTGGGGTGGATATATTACTCAAGGACAAATTCTAGGGTTTACAGATGCAATTATTACGCAATATATTCAATATCTTGCAGATAGAAGACTTGAAGCAGTTGGATATGCTCCTGAGTATAATGTGAAGCATCCTATTCCTTGGGTTGATGGATATGCAAGTTTTAATGACCAGAGAACTAACTTCTTTGAGGGTAACGTAGTAAACTACTCAAAAGGTTCGATAGACTTCGACGACTTCTAG
- a CDS encoding EAL domain-containing protein: MTFIILFVTSVTVIIGYSSFIYWNLSSQHERAINLSKTVGDVLSQDIAKLILLKDIAIAADITSGLKSFDNLNSMVLYKLDGEPIFQYSKDDKSFEVKELQTDFKNENNFNKSIFKLFIHADYQDTHLGYIELNFKVDTIWDMIKRDIFILFVFSIALLVFSFLLANFFAKKFTQPILKLVNFLNKIDYIDSLKHKITTREDNEFGKLYDEVNYMLKRIENSQEAEKIAAAAFETKSGMVITNKDRIILQVNRAFCKITGYAKEEVIGKTPSILKSNVQNKSFYKKMRKTLEKYKYWSGELYNKHKDGTIYPEYLTIQTVLDDNGKVIYYVGSFIDLTLQKETEAKVEYLEQYDSLTGLANKKLLINNIQKYLDEEKQKNWGTILCLDLKDFKLINEAYGHSAGDSILQTITKKLKESFTEANLIARIGADEFIIWFSNIAQTKDKASIEAKSLAEFLITKISEPIYYENKAINPLPFIGIALYNNKALDANELFKEADTALHLAKKNEQHFSFFDEQAKNLAQTHLDTYSQLSKAIKRNQFELYYQLQYNHKNEIFGAEALIRWIHPTQGILSPDKFISIAEKTGLIIPITTWVIKNACMQLNIWQKEPKSSSWIIAINISAKEFSQDDFVDIVKKYIHMYEIKANRLKLELTESILVKDIDLVISKMTKLREIGVQISLDDFGTGYSSLQYLRNLPLNQVKIDRVFVNNILNNKNDVAIVKSILLLAESLNLEVVAEGVETKEHYKFLIELGCKLFQGFYLAKPSKIEDIDALIN, translated from the coding sequence TTGACATTTATTATTTTATTTGTAACTTCTGTAACTGTTATTATTGGTTATTCTTCTTTTATCTATTGGAATTTAAGTTCTCAACATGAAAGAGCAATAAATCTATCTAAAACAGTGGGAGATGTCTTAAGCCAAGATATTGCAAAACTAATCTTATTAAAAGATATTGCTATTGCCGCAGATATAACAAGTGGATTAAAATCCTTTGACAATCTGAACTCTATGGTTCTTTATAAGCTAGATGGAGAACCTATTTTTCAATATAGTAAAGATGATAAAAGCTTTGAAGTAAAAGAACTTCAAACTGATTTTAAAAATGAAAATAACTTTAATAAAAGTATTTTTAAACTCTTTATTCATGCAGATTATCAAGATACACATTTAGGTTATATTGAATTAAATTTTAAAGTTGATACTATCTGGGATATGATAAAAAGAGATATTTTTATTCTTTTTGTTTTTTCTATTGCTCTTTTAGTATTCTCTTTTTTACTAGCCAACTTTTTTGCAAAAAAATTTACTCAACCTATTTTAAAGCTTGTAAACTTTTTAAATAAGATTGATTATATAGACTCATTAAAACATAAAATTACTACAAGAGAAGATAATGAGTTCGGAAAACTTTATGATGAAGTAAACTATATGCTCAAAAGAATAGAAAATTCTCAAGAAGCAGAAAAAATCGCAGCTGCTGCATTTGAAACAAAAAGTGGAATGGTAATCACAAACAAAGATAGAATAATTTTACAAGTTAATAGAGCCTTCTGTAAAATAACAGGATATGCAAAAGAAGAAGTTATAGGAAAAACACCCTCTATACTTAAATCTAATGTACAAAATAAGAGCTTTTATAAAAAGATGAGGAAAACCCTTGAAAAATATAAATATTGGTCAGGAGAGCTTTATAACAAGCATAAAGATGGAACTATATATCCAGAATATCTGACAATTCAAACTGTACTAGATGATAATGGAAAAGTAATTTATTATGTAGGCTCATTTATTGACTTAACACTTCAAAAAGAGACTGAAGCAAAAGTTGAATATTTAGAACAATATGATTCCTTGACTGGACTTGCAAATAAAAAATTATTAATAAACAATATTCAAAAATATTTAGATGAAGAAAAACAAAAAAACTGGGGTACTATTTTATGCTTAGATTTAAAAGATTTCAAACTTATAAATGAAGCTTATGGACATAGTGCAGGAGACTCTATTCTTCAAACTATTACAAAAAAGTTAAAAGAGAGTTTTACTGAAGCAAATTTAATTGCAAGAATTGGAGCTGATGAATTTATCATTTGGTTTTCAAATATTGCACAAACAAAAGATAAAGCCTCTATTGAAGCAAAATCTTTAGCAGAGTTTCTTATAACTAAAATCTCAGAACCTATCTATTATGAAAATAAAGCTATTAATCCTCTACCTTTTATTGGAATTGCTTTATATAATAACAAAGCCTTAGATGCAAATGAATTATTTAAAGAAGCAGATACAGCTCTTCATTTAGCTAAAAAAAATGAACAACATTTTTCATTCTTTGATGAACAAGCTAAAAATCTTGCACAAACACATTTAGATACTTATTCACAACTTTCAAAAGCAATAAAACGCAATCAGTTTGAGCTTTATTATCAACTACAGTATAATCATAAAAATGAGATATTTGGTGCAGAAGCATTGATTAGATGGATTCACCCTACTCAAGGCATTTTATCTCCTGATAAATTTATTTCAATTGCAGAAAAAACAGGCTTAATAATACCTATTACTACTTGGGTTATAAAAAATGCCTGTATGCAACTAAATATCTGGCAAAAAGAGCCAAAAAGTTCAAGTTGGATAATTGCTATTAATATTAGTGCAAAAGAGTTTTCTCAAGATGATTTTGTAGATATAGTTAAAAAATATATTCATATGTATGAGATAAAAGCAAATAGATTAAAACTAGAACTCACAGAATCTATTTTAGTAAAAGATATAGATTTAGTGATTAGTAAAATGACAAAACTTAGAGAGATAGGGGTTCAAATCTCTTTAGATGATTTTGGTACTGGTTACTCTTCTTTACAATACCTAAGAAATCTACCTTTAAATCAAGTGAAGATAGATAGAGTATTTGTAAACAATATTTTAAACAATAAAAATGACGTAGCTATTGTAAAAAGTATTTTATTACTTGCTGAATCACTTAATCTTGAAGTTGTTGCAGAAGGTGTTGAAACAAAAGAGCATTACAAATTCTTAATAGAACTTGGGTGTAAGCTTTTTCAAGGTTTTTACCTTGCTAAACCTTCAAAGATTGAAGATATTGATGCTTTAATAAATTAA